One genomic region from Rattus norvegicus strain BN/NHsdMcwi chromosome 10, GRCr8, whole genome shotgun sequence encodes:
- the Or1a1 gene encoding olfactory receptor Olr1513, with translation MREENESSTTEFTLLGVTRQREQEYFFFILFLFIYPITVFGNTLIILAIHSDIRLHNPMYFFLANLSLVDIFFSSVTIPKMLANHLLGSKAISFGGCMAQMFFMIGLGNTDSYILAAMAYDRAVAISRPLHYATIMSPQLCILMVAGSWVVGNGNSLPHTILTARLSFCGNRDVANFYCDITPLLQLSCSDIRFNVKMMYFGVGVFSVPLLFIIISYVRVFSTVLRVPSTKGFLKALSTCGSHLTVVSLYYGTVMGMYFRPLASYSLKHALITVMYTTVTPMLNPFIYSLRNRDMKAALKKLFHRTSFLSPM, from the coding sequence ATGAGAGAAGAAAACGAGTCTTCTACCACAGAGTTCACTCTCCTGGGAGTTACAAGGCAGCGGGAGCAGGAAtatttcttcttcatcctcttcctgttCATTTACCCCATCACGGTGTTTGGGAACACGCTCATCATCCTAGCCATTCACTCTGACATTCGCCTTCATAAccccatgtactttttcctcGCCAACCTCTCCCTTGTTGACATCTTCTTCTCCTCTGTAACTATCCCCAAGATGTTGGCCAACCATCTCCTGGGTAGCAAGGCCATCTCCTTTGGGGGATGTATGGCACAGATGTTCTTCATGATAGGATTGGGAAACACAGACAGTTACATACTAGCTGCAATGGCATATGATCGAGCTGTGGCCATCAGCCGCCCACTTCATTATGCAACAATTATGAGTCCACAACTTTGTATCCTGATGGTTGCTGGGTCCTGGGTGGTTGGAAATGGCAACTCACTGCCCCACACCATACTCACAGCTAGATTGTCCTTCTGTGGCAACAGGGATGTGGCTAACTTCTACTGTGACATTACGCCTTTGCTCCAGCTGTCCTGTTCTGACATTCGCTTCAATGTGAAGATGATGTACTTTGGTGTGGGTGTTTTCTCAGTACCACTGCTATTCATCATCATCTCCTATGTCCGGGTCTTTTCCACAGTCTTGCGGGTTCCATCCACCAAGGGCTTCCTCAAGGCCTTGTCCACCTGTGGCTCACACCTGACAGTGGTGTCTTTGTATTATGGGACAGTCATGGGCATGTATTTCAGGCCTCTGGCTAGTTACAGTCTGAAGCATGCACTGATAACTGTGATGTACACAACAGTGACCCCAATGCTGAACCCTTTCATCTACAGCCTTAGGAACCGTGACATGAAGGCTGCTTTGAAGAAACTTTTCCACCGCACCTCCTTCTTATCCCCCATGTGA
- the Or1a1b gene encoding olfactory receptor Olr1514, with product MREENESSTTEFTLLGVTRQREQEYFFFILFLFIYPITVFGNTLIILAIHSDIRLHNPMYFFLANLSLVDIFFSSVTIPKMLANHLLGSKAISFGGCMAQMFFMIGLANTDSYILAAMAYDRAVAISRPLHYATIMSPQLCILLVAGSWVIGNGNSLPHTILTARLSFCGNRDVANFYCDITPLLQLSCSDIRFNVKMMYFGVGVFSVPLLFIIISYVRVFSTVLRVPSTKGFLKALSTCGSHLTVVSLYYGTVMGMYFRPLASYSLKHALITVMYTTVTPMLNPFIYSLRNRDMKAALKKLFHCPSSSSSSST from the coding sequence ATGAGAGAAGAAAACGAGTCTTCTACCACAGAGTTCACTCTCCTGGGAGTTACAAGGCAGCGGGAGCAGGAAtatttcttcttcatcctcttcctgttCATTTACCCCATCACGGTGTTTGGGAACACGCTCATCATCCTAGCCATTCACTCTGACATTCGCCTTCATAAccccatgtactttttcctcGCCAACCTCTCCCTTGTTGACATCTTCTTCTCCTCTGTAACTATCCCCAAGATGTTGGCCAACCATCTCCTGGGTAGCAAGGCCATCTCCTTTGGGGGATGTATGGCACAAATGTTCTTCATGATAGGCTTGGCAAACACAGACAGTTATATACTAGCTGCAATGGCATATGATCGAGCTGTGGCCATCAGCCGCCCACTTCATTATGCAACAATTATGAGTCCACAACTTTGTATCCTGCTGGTTGCTGGGTCCTGGGTGATTGGAAATGGCAACTCACTGCCCCACACCATACTCACAGCTAGATTGTCCTTCTGTGGCAACAGGGATGTGGCTAACTTCTACTGTGACATTACGCCTTTGCTCCAGCTGTCCTGTTCTGACATTCGCTTCAATGTGAAGATGATGTACTTTGGTGTGGGTGTTTTCTCAGTACCACTGCTATTCATCATCATCTCCTATGTCCGGGTCTTTTCCACAGTCTTGCGGGTTCCATCCACCAAGGGCTTCCTCAAGGCCTTGTCCACCTGTGGCTCACACCTGACAGTGGTGTCTTTGTATTATGGGACAGTCATGGGCATGTATTTCAGGCCTCTGGCTAGTTACAGTCTGAAGCATGCACTGATAACTGTGATGTACACAACAGTGACCCCAATGCTGAACCctttcatctacagcctgaggaaccGTGACATGAAGGCGGCTTTGAAGAAACTCTTCCActgcccctcttcctcctcctcctcctccacatga
- the Or1p1e gene encoding olfactory receptor Olr1515 — MARGNQTSTFEFLLWGLSEKPHQQYILFLIFLWMYLVIVAGNLLIVLAISTDVRLHTPMYFFLASLSCVDILFTSTTVPKALVNIHTQSRTISYAGCLVQLYFFLTFGDMDIFLLATMAYDRFVAICHPLHYTMIMSFQRCSLLVITCWTFTNLVAMTHTFLIFRLSFCSKKVIPDFFCDLGPLMKIACSETHINELVLLFLGGAVILIPFLLILVSYIRIVTAILRVPSAQGRRKAFSTCGSHLSVVALCFGTVIRAYLCPSSSSSNSVVEDTAAAVMYTVVTPLLNPFIYSLRNKDMKGALVRILKGKISFSWAQGLLQRR; from the coding sequence ATGGCAAGAGGGAACCAGACCAGCACCTTTGAATTCCTCCTTTGGGGACTGTCAGAGAAGCCACATCAACAATACATTCTCttcctgatcttcctgtggaTGTATCTGGTCATTGTAGCTGGGAATCTGCTCATTGTCCTGGCAATTAGTACTGACGTTCGactccacacccccatgtacttcttccttgcCAGCCTGTCCTGTGTTGACATCCTTTTCACCTCCACCACAGTACCCAAGGCCCTGGTGAACATCCACACCCAAAGCAGGACCATCTCCTATGCAGGATGCCTGGTCCAGCTCTATTTTTTCTTGACCTTTGGAGACATGGACATCTTCCTCCTGGCCACAATGGCCTATGATCGCTTTGTGGCCATTTGTCACCCTCTCCACTATACGATGATCATGAGCTTCCAGCGCTGCTCACTCTTGGTGATAACCTGTTGGACCTTTACAAACCTTGTTGCCATGACACACACCTTTCTCATATTCCGGCTCTCCTTCTGCTCTAAGAAGGTCATTCCAGACTTCTTCTGTGACCTGGGACCCCTGATGAAGATTGCTTGCTCTGAAACCCATATCAATGAGCTTGTGCTTCTCTTCCTGGGGGGTGCAGTCATCTTAATCCCCTTTTTGCTCATCCTGGTGTCTTATATCCGCATTGTAACAGCTATCCTCAGGGTCCCTTCTGCCCAGGGGAGACGCAAGGCCTTTTCTACCTGTGGGTCACACCTTTCTGTGGTGGCCCTGTGCTTTGGGACAGTAATAAGGGCTTATCTGTgtccctcatcctcttcctctaactcagtggtagaggacaCAGCAGCTGCTGTCATGTATACAGTGGTGACTCCCCTGCTGAACCCCTTCATTTATAGCCtaagaaacaaagacatgaagGGAGCACTGGTCAGAATTCTCAAGGGCAAAATCTCCTTCTCCTGGGCCCAGGGACTTCTGCAGAGAAGGTGA